In the Halichoerus grypus chromosome 4, mHalGry1.hap1.1, whole genome shotgun sequence genome, one interval contains:
- the LOC118523359 gene encoding translationally-controlled tumor protein-like: MYGKHDHLPGPHQPWSVGQTEGNVDDSLIGGNASSEGPEGEGPESTVITGVGTVMNHQLQETSFTKEAYKKYIIDYMKSIKGKLEEQRPERVKPFMTGAAEQINHILANFKNYQFFIGENMNPHGVVALLDSCEDGVNPYMIFFTDGLEMEKC; encoded by the exons ATGTATGGGAAG CATGATCATCTACCGGGACCTCATCAGCCATGGTCAGTAGGACAGACAGAGGGTAACGTTGATGACTCGCTCATTGGTGGAAATGCGTCCTCTGAAGGCCCGGAGGGCGAAGGTCCCGAAAGCACAGTAATCACTGGTGTTGGTACTGTCATGAACCATCAGTTGCAAGAAACCAGCTTCACAAAAGAAGCCTACAAGAAGTACATCATAGATTACATGAAATCAATCAAAGGCAAACTTGAAGAACAGAGGCCAGAAAGAGTAAAACCTTTTATGACAGGGGCTGCAGAGCAAATCAATCACATCCTTGCTAATTTCAAAAACTACCAGTTCTTTATTGGTGAAAACATGAATCCACATGGCGTGGTTGCTCTGCTGGACTCCTGTGAGGATGGTGTGAACCCATATATGATTTTCTTTACAGACGgtttagaaatggagaaatgttaa